The genome window TTGCAGCACGGCCTCCGGGGTCGGGGCGGCTTCCATGCGTTGGTAGGCTTCACGGATGGCGGCGATGTCGGCCTCGTCGGCGAACTGTGCGGCGAGGGCGGCGGCGGCCGGCTCGATAATGCTGCGCACGCTGGTCAGCAGGTTGAAGAATTCATTCTGCGGGCTGCTCTGCATCAACCAATGCAGCACATCCGGATCGAGCATATGCCATTCCCGCCGGGCCTTGACCACCGTGCCTACGCGCGGACGCGAATACACCAGGCCCTTGGCGACCAGCACCCGCGTGGCTTCGCGCAGCACCGGGCGGCTGACCGCATACTCTTCGCACAACAAGGCTTCGGCGGGCAGTTTATCGTCCGGCTTGAAGCGCCCGGAAACGATCTGCATGCCCAGTTCCTGGACGATGCGCGCGTGCATGCTCTTGCGGTCGGAGGGTTTACGGTAATCCATGGGACGCGGCGCGATCCTGTGCGAGGGGAGTGTTGCGCATGATAGCAGGCGCGGCAATGGCGGGTCGCTAGTGCGATTTTTGATTTAGATACAGACCCATTGTGGGAGCGAGCTTTTTGTGGGAGCTTGCTCGCGATGAGGCCTTTCCAGTCAACATCTCTGTTGTCTGTGACACCGCTATCGCGAGCAAGCTCAGCTCCCACAAAAGCTTGTTCCCACAAAGGCTTGCTCCCACAGGGGGATGGATGGCTTCAGTGGGAGTGGCGTGGTACTTCGGCGCCGCGGCAGCCC of Pseudomonas fluorescens contains these proteins:
- a CDS encoding FadR/GntR family transcriptional regulator, whose translation is MDYRKPSDRKSMHARIVQELGMQIVSGRFKPDDKLPAEALLCEEYAVSRPVLREATRVLVAKGLVYSRPRVGTVVKARREWHMLDPDVLHWLMQSSPQNEFFNLLTSVRSIIEPAAAALAAQFADEADIAAIREAYQRMEAAPTPEAVLQPDLDFHSRIADATHNDLLANLCNMLSVAIAEALKHSNQRPNLHELAMPRHKAILTAIENRDALGARHATLVQLDDARSALNVVLGNDPA